A stretch of Coccidioides posadasii str. Silveira chromosome 2, complete sequence DNA encodes these proteins:
- a CDS encoding uncharacterized protein (EggNog:ENOG410PJNA~COG:C,H~BUSCO:930at33183), with protein MNEIDRPHRTLPIYHLGSSKADIESEPNWQEVPHHRVGYRDQHGRIAGISHLENDLDKDEEFLEHARQLADELRRRKERGDLLTVVDFMRDQEDYHLRMPAKHPSGWRYVLHTTENFIKNEEEWPVNIQKREKERQQENRNEEERPKQEHEWRRERGQMTTHHGAYSTKGLPQENEQEKGRLDKQELEEEKKPKWKRLQQKYSPQELAFLHSLKVENDYMHGLEVDSGTRVSPKADEPLITTIDEADQYTPDNWIPRDQALVRLTGKHPLNAEPDLTTLFDAGLITPSSLHYVRNHAAVPHILWETHTVDINNGKKILTMDELAEFNAINIPIAMACDGNRRKELNMIRRSKGFDWGAGGVSCAFWKGALLRDVLMSAGVRLMPSAHSHARLWVNFEGADNPSEGKYSTCIPLEYAMDPTNDVILAYEMNNRPLPPDHGYPVRIMIPGYVGGRCVKWLSRIWISDKENTSYYHTYDNRVLPSFVIEKDSEFARTMFHHPSTACNEQNLNSVIVRPGQNEKIELQNAKFGQTYRIQGYAYDGGGCEVQRVEVSLDDGKTWLYCTRKFPEAPVRHGKKFWTWLFWHVDVEIAHLISAKSIAVRCFNVFKNTQPEKPVWNLMGMMNNCWYVVRTETINDENSGALCLNFQHPVEPGISKGGWLKPSAEVQMESIKHEVSAPQKQFTREEIEKHNKEGVCWIVVNGKVYDATSVLSWHPGGKAPIMAHAGKVHADTTEEFESIHDDYAEQKLSECVIGVVTDKAKAFIKRQKEQAAKDAAAVSEKAGDIALNRRRWVPVKLIKTTHISEDTQRYKFALPEGAKSLGLHTGEHIQIGFHFLDRMVTRSYTPVRPILEEEKDGTFDLVVKSYFPSKDMPGGTISNILHELRPGEEIEIKGPMGEIHYLGHGKLRVDGKTLQFQNISLVLGGSAITPGWQLIKDILKSENPHDNTKIVLVDANKTEGDILLRDEMEKLMKEHPDQFKINHILSDPGKIWKGDTGFVTEDYLKTHCYPPGDGNVALICGPPAMIAKAVLPALKNWGYREEENLFGF; from the exons ATGAATGAGATCGACAGACCCCATCGGACTCTTCCTATTTATCATCTTGGTTCCTCAAAAGCGGACATAGAGAGCGAGCCGAATTGGCAGGAGGTCCCTCACCACCGTGTCGGGTATCGAGACCAGCACGGTCGAATTGCAGGCATCTCACACCTCGAAAATGATCTGGATAAAGATGAGGAATTCCTCGAGCATGCGAGACAGTTAGCGGATGAACTACGCCGGAGGAAGGAGAGAGGGGATCTGCTGACCGTGGTAGACTTCATGAGAGACCAAGAA GATTATCACTTGAGGATGCCCGCAAAGCACCCTTCTGGTTGGCGCTATGTGCTTCACACCACGGAGAACTTCATCAAAAACGAGGAAGAATGGCCGGTTAATATCCAGAAACGGGAGAAGGAGAGACAACAAGAAAACCGCAATGAAGAGGAGAGACCCAAACAGGAGCATGAATGGAGAAGGGAGCGTGGTCAAATGACAACGCATCACGGGGCCTACAGCACAAAAGGTTTACCACAAGAAAATGAGCAAGAAAAGGGCCGCCTGGATAAACAAGAGCtcgaagaggagaagaaacCTAAATGGAAGCGGCTACAGCAGAAGTACTCGCCTCAGGAACTCGCTTTTCTACACTCTTTGAAGGTTGAAAATGATTATATGCATGGTCTCGAAGTTGATTCGGGAACCCGTGTTTCTCCAAAGGCTGACGAGCCCTTGATAACGACGATCGACGAAGCTGACCAATATACTCCTGATAATTGGATCCCACGAGATCAGGCTCTTGTTCGTCTGACTGGTAAACACCCATTAAACGCCGAACCGGATCTGACAACCCTGTTTGACGCTGGTCTAATCACCCCAAGCAGCTTACACTACGTTCGAAACCATGCTGCTGTACCTCATATTTTATGGGAGACTCATACGGTAGATATAAACAATGGGAAGAAAATCCTTACGATGGATGAGCTTGCCGAATTTAACGCTATCAACATCCCTATCGCAATGGCCTGTGACGGAAATAGGAGGAAAGAACTTAATATGATCCGACGCTCAAAAGGTTTCGATTGGGGTGCTGGAGGTGTTAGCTGTGCTTTTTGGAAAGGCGCCCTCTTAAGGGATGTCTTGATGTCGGCGGGCGTCAGGCTGATGCCCTCGGCACACTCCCATGCTCGTCTATGGGTAAACTTTGAAGGAGCTGACAATCCCAGCGAAGGCAAATACTCCACATGCATTCCATTGGAATATGCGATGGATCCCACGAACGACGTCATTCTTGCATATGAAATGAATAACAGACCTTTGCCCCCTGATCATGGATATCCGGTTCGAATTATGATTCCAGGGTACGTCGGTGGCAGATGTGTTAAATGGCTCTCGAGAATCTGGATATCGGACAAAGAGAATACGAGCTACTACCACACCTATGACAATAGGGTGCTTCCAAGCTTCGTGATCGAGAAGGATTCCGAATTTGCAAGGACCATGTTCCACCATCCAAGCACCGCTTGCAATGAGCAAAATCTGAACTCTGTGATTGTCAGACCAGGTCAGAACGAGAAGATCGAGCTGCAAAACGCGAAGTTTGGCCAGACATATAGGATCCAAGGGTATGCTTATGATGGCGGAGGGTGTGAAGTTCAGAGAGTTGAAGTTAGTTTAGATGATGGAAAAACTTGGCTATATTGCACTCGAAAG TTTCCTGAAGCACCCGTTCGACACGGGAAGAAATTTTGGACGTGGTTGTTCTGGCATGTTGATGTTGAAATTGCCCATCTCATCAGCGCAAAGAGTATTGCGGTCCGATGCTTCAACGTCTTCAAGAATACCCAGCCAGAAAAGCCAGTTTGGAATCTTATGGG GATGATGAACAATTGCTGGTATGTTGTTCGGACAGAAACCATAAACGACGAAAATTCCGGTGCTCTTTGCTTGAATTTCCAACATCCAGTTGAGCCAGGGATCAGTAAAGGTGGGTGGCTAAAGCCGTCCGCTGAGGTACAAATGGAAAGCATCAAACATGAGGTATCCGCACCACAAAAACAATTTACTCGTGAGGAAATAGAAAAGCACAACAAAGAAGGGGTTTGCTGGATTGTGGTCAACGGAAAAGTTTACGACGCTACCAGCGTCCTTAGCTGGCATCCTGGCGGAAAGGCTCCGATTATGGCACACGCCGGAAAGGTCCACGCAGATACGACGGAGGAATTTGAGAGTATTCATGACGATTACGCCGAGCAGAAACTCAGTG AATGCGTCATAGGCGTGGTCACAGACAAGGCCAAAGCTTTCATCAAGAGGCAAAAGGAGCAGGCCGCTAaagatgctgctgctgtctcCGAAAAAGCTGGGGATATTGCATTGAATCGAAGAAG ATGGGTCCCCGTCAAGCTCATCAAAACCACGCATATATCAGAAGACACCCAGCGCTACAAATTCGCCTTACCCGAGGGGGCGAAAAGCTTAGGTCTCCACACAGGTGAACACATTCAAATTGGATTCCATTTCCTAGACCGAATGGTCACCCGTTCATACACACCGGTTCGACCAATCCtcgaggaagaaaaggacGGCACATTCGATCTAGTCGTAAAATCCTATTTTCCCAGTAAAGACATGCCGGGAGGAACAATAAGCAATATTCTTCACGAACTTCGTCCTGGCGAAGAAATCGAAATCAAAGGTCCCATGGGAGAGATCCACTATCTCGGCCACGGTAAATTGAGAGTTGATGGCAAGACCCTCCAATTTCAAAATATATCCCTGGTCTTGGGTGGTTCTGCCATAACCCCCGGCTGGCAATTGATCAAGGATATTCTCAAGTCTGAAAACCCGCATGACAATACTAAGATTGTGCTTGTCGACGCGAATAAGACGGAAGGTGATATCTTATTGAGAGACGAGATGGAGAAACTCATGAAAGAACATCCCGACCAATTTAAAATCAATCATATCCTGTCTGATCCCGGGAAGATTTGGAAAGGTGATACCGGGTTTGTGACTGAAGACTATCTGAAAACGCACTGCTATCCGCCTGGGGATGGAAACGTTGCTCTAATATGTGGTCCGCCAGCGATGATTGCAAAGGCTGTGTTGCCAGCCCTCAAAAATTGGGGATatagagaggaagagaatcTTTTCGGTTTTTAA
- a CDS encoding uncharacterized protein (EggNog:ENOG410PG6V~COG:S~TransMembrane:1 (i18-39o)~BUSCO:970at33183) — protein sequence MSLSSSSTRASPGRYRPVLYIATGLAAAYAVLLIHRHFYPPYHTDLRRRNAIRRPSRRRGVSSEAGDSVDISTSIEAIRRLQQLISADESYGTFRVEVDTGRSYQCLLTPSEFPTREELQAILDVGQNQATLIRRMMEDSFLENFFAFEYPPSHVISRSTGEYQYLQHHLLDWGFTEPCILRAINMFNNDPNFGEVLRRRRSNGEATSLEITGNTVIDAYHQMPEPSADTQSLFSWRDGSDDTPPSREGQNLLNLLYHIAEDQARRDGYIHRGITCNHCGVVPIQGIRYRCVNCVDFDLCEACEAMQGHVKTHVFYKVRIPAPFLGSPRHSQPVLYPGRPMRLSRSLPRVIAKRLSRETKFENTELDALWEQFRCLASAEWQSDPNKFCLAIDRNTFDRCFLPNVASRPPGPNLIYDRIFSFYDTNGDNLIGFEEFVKGLASFGNKSTHERLKRAFNGYDIDGDGYVERKDFLRIFRAHYILTRETTRDLLTSIEEEYVDTGNRDIILGSQPISSAFSGLPPVGDPSRTGEGKRPNLHGDMEIVDNQGILQEEVEEELDRHVVIGDAAARNTFGRSRPTWLRLTPQIQQRDLFGSDGRDEGGDRNNDESSDFSIDFEEWPPPEDVQAEDIVQALGAYVPYEEVMDRVDRARIASCVAERFNREDREHIEHVRRTGIEERWRRRHFYIDEENGVTAPPGFHDENEDAVEDADETESHIPSPRSRSSSKVRFQDDITDNEYETRSNPSTSSRSIPMGERWGGIEIPEVERDVGKEVLFQVTQQGLNEILDILFKTKEDLIMEAYRTRAERKRWAKEIEDFADAHYRPPRADGKERDLGLSVEDIGPETDDIPPADKPLQQLLNEAGYSLVSEPDNDQETSDPLEIAETSSHSPVPDRDNEQVVSDLPENDHAPSASENMAFEVEEEDDESHVGHAFLQDSEDTPALDEALQISEATNFNTLVNRSIAHADSPVYESAPTSTAASASSSSQSNQALHLPNASLPLRLRFQQPRHRRRSSHTSQIANPSYSSTISSDPAKHHIPPPSPPIPPSPKTLARWYRLSQVEKEAKERGGTGAKLNFEEFAQHMQGERGKSLLFLTSWLDMISF from the coding sequence ATGTCGTTGAGCAGCTCGTCGACGCGCGCATCTCCCGGTCGCTATCGCCCCGTCCTATACATTGCTACAGGCCTTGCTGCGGCGTATGCCGTCCTCCTTATCCACCGGCATTTCTATCCTCCCTACCATACTGACCTTCGACGTCGAAATGCCATACGACGCCCTTCCAGAAGAAGAGGCGTGTCGTCGGAAGCCGGCGACAGTGTCGATATTTCGACCTCCATCGAGGCTATACGAAGGCTGCAACAGTTAATATCCGCCGACGAATCGTACGGAACGTTCAGAGTCGAAGTGGACACCGGTCGTTCATACCAATGTCTCCTTACACCGTCCGAGTTTCCGACAAGGGAGGAGTTACAGGCGATCCTCGACGTTGGCCAAAACCAGGCCACCTTGATACGTAGGATGATGGAGGATTCGTTTCTGGAGAACTTCTTTGCCTTCGAATACCCTCCTTCCCACGTTATTTCGCGCTCCACAGGCGAATACCAGTATTTACAGCACCATCTGTTGGACTGGGGCTTTACCGAACCATGCATTTTGCGGGCAATCAACATGTTCAATAACGATCCCAATTTTGGTGAAGTTCTACGCCGCAGGAGGAGCAATGGTGAAGCTACGAGCCTGGAAATAACTGGAAATACTGTGATCGACGCTTATCACCAAATGCCAGAGCCTTCTGCCGATACTCAAAGTTTGTTTTCGTGGCGGGATGGTAGCGATGACACGCCCCCTTCTAGGGAAGGACAGAATTTGTTGAATCTGTTGTATCATATTGCGGAAGACCAAGCCAGGCGAGATGGATATATTCACCGTGGCATTACCTGCAATCATTGTGGAGTTGTTCCGATACAAGGGATACGATATCGCTGTGTTAATTGCGTCGACTTTGACCTTTGTGAAGCTTGTGAGGCAATGCAGGGCCATGTTAAGACTCACGTGTTTTACAAAGTGAGGATTCCAGCGCCATTCCTAGGCAGTCCTCGGCACTCTCAGCCGGTGCTTTACCCAGGAAGACCAATGAGGCTTTCTCGTAGTCTACCCCGGGTCATTGCGAAGCGGCTCTCGAGAGAAACGAAGTTTGAAAATACCGAGTTAGATGCACTTTGGGAGCAGTTTCGATGCTTGGCCAGTGCAGAATGGCAGAGTGATCCAAACAAATTCTGTCTGGCCATTGATCGCAATACATTTGATAGGTGTTTTCTGCCAAATGTGGCCAGCCGCCCTCCGGGCCCTAACCTCATTTACGATCGAATTTTCTCCTTCTACGATACCAACGGCGATAACTTGATAGGATTCGAAGAATTCGTAAAAGGATTGGCTAGTTTTGGCAATAAGAGTACTCATGAACGCTTAAAACGGGCATTCAACGGATATGATATCGATGGGGATGGTTATGTGGAAAGGAAGGACTTTTTAAGGATATTTAGGGCTCATTATATTCTTACCAGAGAGACAACTCGAGATTTGCTTACAAGCATCGAAGAGGAGTACGTCGACACCGGTAACCGAGATATCATCCTTGGTAGTCAACCCATCAGTTCTGCATTTTCCGGGCTTCCACCTGTTGGTGACCCATCAAGAACTGGTGAAGGCAAACGACCAAATTTGCACGGCGATATGGAGATTGTCGATAACCAAGGGATTCTACAAGAGGAGGTAGAAGAGGAGCTTGACAGACATGTTGTAATTGGGGATGCTGCTGCGAGGAACACGTTTGGCAGGTCACGGCCTACATGGCTACGTCTCACTCCCCAGATTCAACAGCGAGACTTGTTTGGAAGTGATGGTCGTGATGAAGGTGGTGATAGAAACAACGATGAATCCTCAGACTTCTCCATAGATTTCGAGGAGTGGCCACCACCTGAAGATGTTCAGGCCGAGGATATAGTCCAGGCCTTGGGTGCCTATGTTCCATATGAAGAGGTCATGGATCGTGTTGATAGAGCCCGGATAGCATCATGTGTTGCCGAGCGTTTCAATCGCGAAGACCGAGAGCATATTGAACATGTGAGGCGCACAGGCATTGAAGAAAGGTGGAGGCGTCGACACTTTTATATTGACGAGGAGAATGGCGTTACGGCTCCTCCAGGGTTTCACGATGAAAATGAAGATGCTGTTGAGGATGCAGACGAGACGGAATCTCATATTCCATCACCCAGGTCAAGGTCATCATCAAAAGTTCGCTTCCAAGATGACATTACGGATAATGAATATGAAACGCGATCTAACCCCTCGACATCCTCGCGCAGTATTCCCATGGGCGAAAGATGGGGCGGTATTGAGATACCAGAAGTCGAACGAGACGTTGGAAAGGAAGTCCTGTTTCAAGTCACACAGCAAGGTCTGAATGAGATATTGGATATACTTTTCAAGACCAAAGAAGATCTGATCATGGAAGCTTATCGCACCCGAGCAGAGAGAAAGCGGTGGGCTAAAGAAATCGAAGACTTTGCAGACGCACATTATAGGCCTCCACGAGCAGACGGTAAAGAGCGGGACTTAGGACTTAGTGTAGAAGACATCGGACCGGAAACGGATGACATTCCTCCTGCGGACAAGCCCCTTCAACAGCTGCTAAACGAGGCGGGCTATTCCCTTGTTTCCGAGCCGGATAATGATCAGGAGACATCAGATCCTCTTGAGATTGCAGAGACTTCAAGTCATTCACCTGTGCCCGATAGAGATAACGAGCAGGTGGTCTCAGATCTTCCCGAGAACGACCATGCTCCATCGGCCTCTGAAAATATGGCGTTCGAAGtcgaggaagaggatgacGAAAGTCACGTCGGCCATGCATTCCTACAAGATTCTGAAGATACGCCTGCTTTAGATGAAGCTTTGCAAATCAGCGAAGCCACAAACTTCAACACCCTCGTTAACCGCTCTATTGCCCATGCCGACTCTCCTGTTTATGAATCTGCGCCAACGTCCACCGCTGCGTCCGCTTCAAGCTCTAGCCAATCCAACCAGGCCTTACACCTCCCCAACGCTTCTCTCCCGCTCCGCCTCCGCTTCCAACAACCTCGCCACCGCAGACGATCATCCCACACCAGTCAAATAGCCAATCCATCATACTCCTCTACTATTTCCTCAGATCCCGCAAAGCATCACATCCCTCCACCTTCTCCGCCAATACCTCCGTCTCCGAAAACTCTGGCACGCTGGTACCGGTTGAGCCAGGTAGAGAAGGAAGCAAAAGAGCGAGGCGGAACGGGTGCAAAGCTAAATTTTGAGGAGTTTGCACAGCATATGCAAGGTGAAAGGGGTAAAAGTTTGTTATTCTTAACTAGTTGGCTTGATATGATCAGCTTTTAG